Proteins found in one Miscanthus floridulus cultivar M001 chromosome 4, ASM1932011v1, whole genome shotgun sequence genomic segment:
- the LOC136550947 gene encoding probable choline kinase 2, giving the protein MPLQDYEYASFNPVAYDIANHFCEMAADYHSEKPHILDYNKYPDTDERKQFVQTYLSSSGEESEVEVENLIKSIEKYTLASCHLVWGLWGIISDHVNDIDFDYKGYARQRFEQHWLKKPTILTSQTAE; this is encoded by the exons ATGCCTTTGCAGGACTACGAGTATGCAAGTTTTAACCCTGTTGCCTATGACATCGCAAACCATTTCTGTGAGATGGCCGCAGACTACCATTCAGAAAAGCCGCACATATTGGACTACAATAAATATCCAG ATACCGATGAGCGGAAGCAATTTGTGCAGACATACCTGAGCTCCTCAG GTGAGGAATCTGAAGTGGAGGTAGAGAACCTGATCAAAAGCATTGAGAAGTACACCCTTGCCAGCTGCCATCTAGTCTGGGGCCTTTGGGGAATAATTTCG GACCATGTCAACGATATCGACTTCGACTATAAGGGATACGCGAGGCAGAGGTTCGAGCAGCACTGGCTGAAGAAGCCGACCATCCTAACTTCTCAGACTGCTGAATAG